A single genomic interval of Nonomuraea rubra harbors:
- a CDS encoding globin, whose product MTETSFYDAVGGEETFRRLVHRFYEGVAEDPTLRPLYPESDLTGAEDRLRGFLIQYWGGPNTYSQQRGHPRLRMRHMPFVIGEPERDAWLRHMRDAVDSLDLPDELETRLWDYLVYAAHSLVNSPA is encoded by the coding sequence GTGACAGAGACCTCCTTTTACGACGCCGTCGGAGGCGAGGAGACCTTCCGCCGCCTCGTGCACCGCTTCTACGAGGGGGTCGCGGAAGACCCGACCCTGCGGCCGCTCTATCCGGAGTCCGATCTCACGGGCGCCGAGGACCGGCTGCGGGGCTTCCTGATCCAGTACTGGGGCGGCCCCAACACCTACAGCCAGCAGCGCGGCCATCCCCGGTTGCGCATGCGGCACATGCCGTTCGTGATCGGCGAGCCCGAGCGGGACGCCTGGCTGCGGCACATGCGTGACGCGGTCGACTCGCTCGACCTGCCCGACGAGCTGGAGACCAGGCTTTGGGACTATCTGGTCTACGCCGCCCACAGCCTGGTGAACTCTCCCGCATAA
- a CDS encoding mechanosensitive ion channel family protein, which translates to MTSQVAVTCQNDPVCSTIAGVFNNAAWAPLAAMLVVVFLIIVFAFVLRNVAHRVITRVVNRAATGGSLTSRFRKGAATDGIDALLHERRKQRAETMGSVLKHVASVVILGTAVLTVLDRLTIPIAPLLTSVGILGVAIGFGAQELVKDFIAGMFMLLEDQYGVGDVIDAGPAVGTVEAVTLRVTRLRDVDGRVWYVRNGTITRVGNESQGWSRAFMDVPVAYDADVVAVRVLLEHVAEEVWADPELRESKIVEEPRVFGVEQLSDSSLVFRITAKTLPSAQAEVARELRLRVKSALDTAGIPMVATA; encoded by the coding sequence GTGACCTCACAAGTGGCCGTGACCTGCCAAAACGACCCGGTGTGCTCGACGATCGCCGGGGTGTTCAACAACGCGGCCTGGGCACCACTGGCAGCCATGCTGGTCGTCGTCTTTCTGATCATCGTGTTCGCGTTCGTGCTCCGCAACGTCGCGCACCGGGTCATCACGCGGGTGGTCAACCGGGCGGCCACGGGTGGATCCCTTACCAGCCGGTTCCGCAAGGGCGCGGCGACCGACGGCATCGACGCGCTGCTGCACGAGCGGCGCAAGCAGCGGGCCGAGACGATGGGGTCGGTGCTCAAGCACGTCGCCTCCGTCGTCATCCTCGGCACCGCGGTGCTGACGGTGCTCGACAGGCTGACGATCCCCATCGCACCGCTGCTGACCAGCGTCGGCATTCTCGGCGTGGCCATCGGCTTCGGCGCGCAGGAGCTGGTGAAGGACTTCATCGCGGGCATGTTCATGCTGCTGGAGGACCAGTACGGAGTGGGCGACGTGATCGACGCGGGCCCCGCGGTCGGCACGGTCGAGGCTGTCACCCTGCGCGTCACGAGGCTGCGCGACGTGGACGGCCGCGTCTGGTACGTCCGCAACGGCACGATCACCCGGGTCGGCAACGAGTCGCAGGGCTGGTCGCGCGCGTTCATGGACGTGCCGGTGGCCTACGACGCCGACGTGGTCGCCGTGCGGGTGCTGCTGGAGCACGTCGCCGAGGAGGTCTGGGCCGACCCGGAGCTGCGCGAGTCCAAGATCGTGGAGGAGCCGCGGGTGTTCGGGGTGGAGCAGCTCTCCGACAGCTCGCTGGTGTTCCGCATCACGGCCAAGACGCTGCCCTCCGCGCAGGCGGAGGTGGCACGCGAGCTGAGGCTCAGGGTCAAGTCGGCACTCGATACCGCGGGCATCCCCATGGTTGCCACGGCCTAA